One window of the Pleurocapsa minor HA4230-MV1 genome contains the following:
- a CDS encoding Uma2 family endonuclease, with protein MTSALLRDFFQLDASDREEKFLTSNVTWQAYESLLTSLGDSSSYRVAYLLGTLEIMSPSRSHELDKKAIARLLEVYLEENRIRFWGLGSTTFRKEDKQAGKEPDECYCIGTDKDIPDLAIEVIYTSGGVDTLEIYQRLGVAEVWFWQDQQLKIYCLQDNNYQQQIQSQLLPDLDLTLLAQYVVISDPLEAVIKWRKQVRVD; from the coding sequence ATGACTTCGGCATTATTAAGAGATTTTTTTCAACTTGATGCTAGCGATCGCGAAGAAAAATTCCTAACTTCTAATGTAACTTGGCAAGCTTATGAGTCACTTCTGACATCATTGGGGGATAGTTCTAGTTATCGAGTGGCTTACTTATTAGGAACTTTAGAAATTATGTCGCCCAGTCGTAGTCATGAATTAGATAAAAAAGCGATCGCCAGGTTATTAGAAGTTTATCTAGAAGAGAATCGTATTCGTTTTTGGGGATTGGGTTCAACTACTTTTCGTAAAGAAGATAAGCAAGCAGGAAAAGAACCAGACGAGTGTTATTGTATCGGTACAGATAAAGATATTCCCGATCTGGCAATTGAAGTTATTTATACCAGTGGCGGTGTTGATACTCTAGAGATTTATCAGCGTTTGGGTGTCGCGGAAGTATGGTTCTGGCAGGATCAACAGCTTAAAATTTATTGTTTGCAAGATAATAACTATCAACAGCAAATACAAAGTCAATTATTACCAGATTTAGATTTAACTTTATTGGCACAATATGTAGTTATCAGCGATCCTTTAGAAGCAGTTATTAAGTGGCGCAAACAAGTTCGAGTCGATTAG
- the ruvC gene encoding crossover junction endodeoxyribonuclease RuvC → MEIKILGLDPGIAILGFGSIICQISAEFNLDARVQLQDYGIIETAAKTPFSDRLCTIYDDLHAVIAEIKPDLVAIEKLFFYRMSHTITVAQARGVLMLVLGQSGLPYVEFTPPEVKKALTGYGNAQKIEVQEAVARELALDFIPRPDDAADALAIALTAWFHQSVYPIN, encoded by the coding sequence ATGGAAATTAAAATCTTAGGATTAGATCCTGGAATCGCTATTTTGGGCTTTGGTAGCATTATTTGTCAGATCTCGGCAGAATTTAACTTAGATGCAAGAGTACAACTTCAAGATTACGGCATTATTGAAACCGCTGCCAAGACACCTTTTAGCGATCGCCTTTGTACGATTTATGATGACCTCCATGCTGTAATTGCCGAGATTAAACCCGATCTCGTGGCAATAGAGAAATTATTTTTTTATCGCATGAGCCATACCATCACCGTCGCTCAAGCTAGAGGAGTTTTAATGTTGGTTTTAGGGCAGTCTGGTTTACCTTATGTAGAATTTACCCCACCAGAAGTAAAGAAAGCTTTGACAGGCTATGGTAACGCTCAGAAGATAGAGGTTCAAGAAGCAGTGGCACGAGAACTTGCTTTAGACTTTATTCCTCGTCCTGATGATGCTGCTGATGCTCTGGCGATCGCTTTAACGGCTTGGTTTCATCAGAGTGTTTATCCAATAAATTAG
- a CDS encoding YvcK family protein, whose product MKNSSPHQKKLRRRNRLFKWLSPGLFIKRWLLISATGFILAVIGSAIWSKMTPIYRLLSFTANILEFLTTVVPNYISGPVVLMTGIFLIIWGQSRTMGSITDVLGVDKDKGLVDMLLDRRRLNRGPKIVVVGGGTGLSTLLRGLKEYSSNITAIVTVADDGGSSGRLRREIGVLPPGDIRNCLAALADEEELLTELFQYRFKAGDGLVGHSFGNLFLTVMSEITGDLEQAATASSKVLAISGKVLPATLSDVSLWAEMEDGRLIEGESNIPEAKGRIKNIGCIPANPPALPSAVKAIEEAEYIIIGPGSLYTSIVPNLLVPEIRDAIAKADVPRIYICNIMTQPGETEGYTVADHIREIDRISKGKLFDAVLVHRKPPSAVSLERYALENSHPVDLDRHEIAKLNRRIVMANVMEEDSVRGHVRHSSSQLARVLLRWYSGKWQPKI is encoded by the coding sequence ATGAAAAATTCATCCCCCCATCAGAAAAAACTTCGTCGCCGTAATCGGTTGTTTAAATGGTTGTCTCCTGGATTATTTATTAAAAGATGGTTACTCATTAGTGCTACTGGTTTCATCCTAGCGGTAATTGGTTCGGCGATCTGGAGTAAGATGACGCCAATCTATCGTTTACTGTCTTTTACGGCGAATATTCTCGAATTTTTAACTACTGTTGTTCCCAACTATATTTCAGGCCCAGTTGTTTTAATGACGGGAATATTTCTAATTATTTGGGGACAGTCGCGCACTATGGGTTCAATTACCGATGTATTAGGGGTAGATAAGGACAAAGGACTAGTAGATATGTTGCTAGATCGTCGTCGTCTTAACCGTGGCCCCAAAATTGTGGTCGTCGGTGGTGGCACTGGTTTATCGACCTTATTGCGGGGACTTAAAGAATATAGCAGCAATATTACGGCGATCGTTACCGTAGCCGACGATGGAGGTTCTTCAGGTAGACTCCGAAGAGAGATTGGCGTATTACCCCCAGGAGATATCCGTAACTGTTTGGCAGCCTTAGCTGATGAAGAAGAATTGCTCACCGAGCTATTTCAATATCGTTTTAAGGCAGGCGACGGACTAGTCGGACATAGCTTTGGTAATTTGTTTCTCACGGTGATGAGCGAGATTACAGGGGACTTAGAACAGGCGGCAACTGCTAGCTCGAAGGTTTTAGCCATTAGCGGCAAAGTCTTGCCTGCTACCCTCAGTGACGTTAGCTTATGGGCAGAAATGGAAGATGGCAGACTGATTGAGGGAGAGTCTAACATTCCTGAAGCCAAAGGTAGAATTAAAAATATTGGCTGTATTCCCGCTAACCCTCCTGCCCTACCCTCCGCCGTCAAGGCAATTGAAGAAGCGGAATATATTATTATTGGCCCTGGCAGTCTTTATACCAGTATTGTGCCAAATCTATTGGTTCCTGAAATTCGCGATGCGATCGCCAAGGCTGATGTTCCCCGCATTTATATCTGCAATATTATGACTCAGCCTGGGGAAACAGAAGGTTACACCGTTGCCGATCACATTAGGGAAATCGATCGCATTAGTAAAGGCAAGTTGTTTGATGCGGTTTTAGTCCATCGCAAACCTCCTAGCGCTGTATCTTTAGAGCGTTATGCTTTAGAAAACTCTCATCCTGTTGATTTAGACCGCCACGAAATTGCTAAACTTAACCGTAGAATAGTTATGGCAAACGTGATGGAAGAAGATTCGGTTAGAGGTCATGTGCGTCACAGTTCTAGTCAGCTTGCTAGAGTTTTGTTGCGTTGGTATAGTGGCAAATGGCAACCGAAAATATAG
- the tsaE gene encoding tRNA (adenosine(37)-N6)-threonylcarbamoyltransferase complex ATPase subunit type 1 TsaE has translation MLKIFLPTFKATFDFGCLLGEHLPPSSTLLLMGNLGAGKTTLVQGIGRGLGIEEPIVSPTFNLINEYLDGRIPLYHLDLYRLEPSQIDSLYPEIYWEGQEVVPGITAIEWSQLLPFKPDSYIKIKLSGSLDYRHAELEPHGQTPDLKFIQNFVSSDQK, from the coding sequence GTGTTAAAAATTTTCTTGCCTACTTTCAAAGCTACTTTTGATTTTGGCTGTCTATTAGGTGAACATTTGCCTCCTAGTTCAACACTGTTACTGATGGGTAACTTGGGTGCGGGAAAAACTACTTTAGTTCAAGGGATTGGTCGCGGTTTAGGGATTGAAGAACCGATAGTTAGCCCCACCTTTAACCTGATCAACGAATATCTAGATGGTCGTATTCCTCTGTATCACCTAGATTTATATCGCCTCGAACCTAGCCAAATAGATAGTCTCTACCCCGAAATCTATTGGGAAGGTCAAGAAGTCGTACCAGGAATTACGGCGATCGAATGGTCACAACTGCTGCCTTTTAAGCCTGACAGCTATATCAAAATCAAGCTATCAGGCTCTTTAGATTATCGACATGCTGAGCTTGAGCCTCATGGTCAAACCCCAGATCTAAAGTTTATCCAAAATTTTGTCTCTTCTGACCAGAAGTAA
- the petG gene encoding cytochrome b6-f complex subunit PetG, whose product MIEPLLLGIVLGLIFITLAGLFFAAYMQYKRGNKLGID is encoded by the coding sequence GTGATTGAACCTCTACTTCTAGGAATTGTACTGGGCTTGATTTTTATCACCTTAGCAGGATTATTTTTTGCTGCGTACATGCAGTACAAACGCGGTAACAAGCTAGGTATTGACTAA
- a CDS encoding cytochrome c, whose translation MDNQLAQSYAWLSRLTIIIMAVLLVIGFGILGIYWQRSADPYAYQVLTLDGDPQNGLAIFQINCAGCHNLQAQRSVGPRLEHISKRKSPRDIITQVTSGRTPPMPKFQPSQQEMADLLSYLNKL comes from the coding sequence GTGGATAACCAGTTAGCCCAATCCTACGCTTGGCTAAGTCGCCTGACAATAATCATCATGGCAGTATTATTGGTGATCGGCTTTGGCATTCTGGGTATCTATTGGCAAAGATCTGCCGACCCTTACGCTTATCAAGTTTTGACCCTTGATGGAGATCCTCAAAATGGCTTGGCTATTTTTCAGATCAACTGTGCGGGATGTCATAATCTACAAGCACAAAGAAGTGTTGGGCCAAGATTAGAACATATTTCTAAGCGGAAATCACCAAGAGATATAATTACTCAAGTAACCAGTGGCAGAACTCCCCCCATGCCAAAGTTTCAGCCTAGCCAACAAGAAATGGCAGACCTACTTAGTTATTTAAATAAGCTTTAA
- a CDS encoding GIY-YIG nuclease family protein has translation MSIQTETASLASLEYQPYLMADGHINEDVSGKIGVYAIFAQDQSLVYVGYSRDVYLSLKQHLIRQPQHCHWLKIQTIARPSRTVLAEIASAWIAENGKTPIGNDTQQHLWTEPIDANPAMTEEEKAQYQQSEESKQIKIRKQVARRVEAQILSRLSDRGVQMEIRFNPKLKEKGLLDLK, from the coding sequence ATGTCTATTCAAACCGAAACAGCATCTCTAGCTAGTCTGGAATACCAACCATATTTAATGGCTGATGGTCACATTAATGAAGACGTATCGGGTAAAATTGGAGTTTATGCCATTTTTGCTCAAGATCAGTCCTTGGTCTATGTTGGATATTCCCGTGACGTATATTTAAGCCTCAAGCAACATTTAATTAGACAACCCCAGCATTGTCATTGGCTTAAGATCCAAACGATCGCCCGTCCGAGTCGAACAGTTTTAGCCGAAATTGCCTCAGCTTGGATCGCTGAAAATGGTAAGACTCCTATCGGTAACGATACACAGCAGCACCTTTGGACTGAGCCAATTGATGCCAACCCCGCTATGACAGAGGAAGAAAAGGCACAATATCAACAGAGCGAAGAATCAAAGCAAATTAAAATACGGAAGCAGGTTGCCAGACGAGTAGAGGCTCAAATACTCAGCCGCTTAAGCGATCGCGGAGTTCAAATGGAAATTAGATTTAATCCTAAGCTCAAAGAAAAAGGTTTATTAGATCTCAAATAA
- a CDS encoding protein kinase codes for MTALLNNRYRIIKTLGRGGFGETYLTEDNHMPSGRKCVLKQLKPIVKQPKMPPWMKERFQREAAILEELGNGSSQIPQLYAYFSEGDKFYLVQEWIEGLTLNQYWEQEGNLHRDEVRQILKQILPVLDYVHSRRIIHRDIKPENIILRKGDRLPFLIDFGAVKEAIATEVNGNNSTYSASIGTPGYMSSEQAAGRPIYSSDLYSLGLTAIFLLTGLAPNELETDPRNGEIIWQEKAVNLDPELADIITRAVRFHPRDRFATAQEMLAALNQDIANKPNNLTGVTLNVAPNRGSDNRELLTNAHNTLAFESRPLKRPQKNIWNTVGLFLLVATGVAAGTFAAGFVVVSNLWRSPGDAPTAEVETANRQPDLFSNTDEGETAQAEAEAKLKAEQQAEAKLKAEAEAKLKAEQQAEAKLKAEQQAQQAEIELTKEPKAEQKEPKTLANADLEPTDELNIPILTTGISESQLVSTLGKPNSERQGWQANSKVLVYYDVIPDRVNLSYQSDETGKIRQTDVALDQAVSLGAMQQTLAKMLGGEAPADIRDKLRSVYNRETSFSFFKLDNLEGKVQRDAQGRIIISVWDRGYQPT; via the coding sequence ATGACAGCACTATTAAATAACCGCTATCGCATTATTAAAACTCTGGGTAGAGGCGGCTTTGGCGAAACTTATCTTACTGAAGATAACCATATGCCGTCGGGACGAAAGTGTGTCCTCAAGCAGCTAAAACCGATTGTTAAGCAGCCCAAAATGCCGCCCTGGATGAAAGAGCGTTTTCAGCGCGAAGCAGCCATTTTGGAAGAGTTGGGCAACGGTAGCAGTCAAATTCCTCAGCTTTATGCTTATTTTTCTGAAGGGGACAAATTTTACTTAGTCCAGGAATGGATTGAAGGATTAACTCTCAATCAATATTGGGAGCAAGAAGGCAATCTGCATCGTGATGAAGTAAGACAGATTCTCAAGCAGATTTTACCTGTTCTCGACTATGTTCATAGCCGTCGAATTATTCATCGAGATATTAAGCCAGAAAATATTATTCTGCGTAAGGGCGATCGACTGCCATTTTTAATCGATTTTGGTGCAGTTAAAGAAGCGATCGCTACAGAGGTTAACGGCAATAATAGTACCTATTCCGCTTCGATTGGAACTCCTGGCTATATGTCCTCGGAACAGGCAGCAGGTCGTCCGATTTATTCTAGCGATCTTTATAGTTTGGGCTTAACGGCAATTTTTTTGTTGACAGGACTAGCTCCTAATGAACTAGAAACCGATCCTCGTAATGGTGAAATTATCTGGCAGGAAAAAGCGGTTAATTTAGATCCTGAATTAGCTGACATCATTACTCGTGCTGTTAGGTTTCATCCTCGCGATCGCTTTGCTACTGCTCAAGAAATGTTAGCTGCCCTAAATCAAGACATTGCTAATAAGCCTAATAATCTGACAGGAGTCACCTTAAATGTTGCCCCCAATCGAGGTTCTGACAATCGGGAATTACTCACGAATGCTCACAACACCTTGGCATTTGAATCAAGACCTTTAAAGCGCCCCCAGAAAAATATCTGGAATACAGTTGGTTTATTTCTTCTGGTCGCTACAGGAGTGGCAGCGGGGACATTTGCTGCGGGGTTTGTGGTAGTTTCTAATCTCTGGCGATCGCCTGGAGATGCTCCAACAGCAGAAGTTGAGACAGCAAATAGGCAGCCCGATTTATTTTCTAATACGGACGAAGGTGAAACAGCACAAGCCGAAGCCGAAGCCAAGTTAAAAGCCGAACAGCAAGCCGAAGCCAAGTTAAAAGCTGAAGCCGAAGCTAAGCTAAAAGCCGAACAGCAAGCCGAAGCCAAGTTAAAAGCCGAACAGCAAGCCCAACAAGCTGAAATTGAACTCACAAAAGAGCCAAAAGCCGAGCAAAAAGAGCCAAAAACTTTAGCTAATGCTGATTTAGAGCCGACAGATGAACTAAATATTCCCATCCTCACCACTGGAATATCGGAAAGTCAACTCGTGAGTACTTTGGGTAAGCCGAATTCAGAAAGACAAGGCTGGCAGGCAAATAGTAAGGTGCTAGTTTACTATGATGTGATTCCCGATCGCGTTAATCTTAGTTATCAATCTGATGAGACAGGCAAGATTCGACAAACAGATGTTGCCCTAGATCAAGCGGTTAGCTTGGGTGCAATGCAGCAAACTTTAGCTAAAATGCTCGGGGGGGAGGCTCCTGCCGATATCAGAGACAAGTTACGTAGCGTTTACAATCGTGAAACTAGCTTCAGTTTTTTTAAGCTGGATAATTTAGAAGGTAAAGTTCAGCGAGATGCTCAAGGTCGCATTATTATTTCTGTGTGGGATCGGGGATATCAGCCGACTTAA
- a CDS encoding pentapeptide repeat-containing protein: MKDRTDSTSNINSDINPDINPENITELENGKVDLEEESLSLVKSKSLESPGLRRSPVPQKNTGRKISFSQSQLILISLLLMGLGLWFRLSWLGLASAIAALCLSLGVVFGSVRGWVIKFLTVQERRTILAFIGFVGAIAGLLNYLGFYSNIGSWLTQFKYDEFGSWAEWIGAVGQILIAMLAVYVAWAQYVISKDLTIQQNRITQQQTIDTYFQGISDLTLNDEGLLEDWPQERAIAEGRTASIVSSIDENGKAKVLRFLSQSRLLTPLKRDNLLGRAILDGSGGYSEDRAHGTRVIDLGVMLAGAYLVGQDLRWTDLSEANMVRANLSHCDLIKANLARTVLYEANLAGADIKGARLFYGSVETATPRSITVQPDYETGKHTGVVVEKANFSGIKRLSDEQRYYICSWCGEKSRSTVPGGCEGIPNKLGR, from the coding sequence ATGAAGGACAGGACTGATTCCACCTCGAATATTAATTCAGATATTAATCCAGATATTAATCCAGAAAATATAACAGAGCTGGAAAACGGCAAGGTCGATCTAGAGGAAGAATCGTTATCTCTAGTCAAATCAAAGTCTTTAGAATCTCCTGGACTGAGGCGATCGCCAGTTCCTCAAAAAAATACTGGTCGTAAAATTAGTTTTTCCCAATCACAATTGATTTTAATTAGTCTCTTGTTGATGGGTTTAGGTCTCTGGTTTAGACTTTCTTGGTTGGGGTTGGCAAGTGCGATCGCTGCTTTGTGTCTTTCTCTAGGAGTCGTATTTGGCTCGGTTCGAGGCTGGGTGATTAAATTCCTCACAGTTCAAGAAAGAAGAACCATCTTGGCTTTTATCGGCTTTGTTGGAGCGATCGCTGGGCTGCTTAATTATTTAGGATTTTACAGCAACATTGGCAGTTGGCTTACTCAGTTTAAATACGATGAATTTGGCTCTTGGGCAGAATGGATCGGCGCTGTCGGACAAATTTTAATTGCGATGTTGGCGGTTTATGTCGCTTGGGCGCAATACGTTATTTCTAAGGATTTAACGATTCAGCAAAACCGAATTACTCAACAGCAGACGATTGATACTTATTTTCAGGGTATTTCTGACCTGACCTTAAATGACGAAGGTTTATTAGAAGACTGGCCGCAAGAAAGAGCGATCGCCGAAGGTAGAACCGCCTCAATTGTCTCTAGTATTGATGAAAACGGGAAAGCTAAAGTTCTGCGTTTTCTGTCTCAATCCCGTTTATTGACTCCCCTCAAACGAGATAATCTCCTTGGTAGAGCGATTTTAGATGGTAGTGGTGGGTATTCTGAAGATCGCGCCCATGGTACTAGGGTAATCGATCTAGGAGTGATGCTGGCAGGAGCATATTTAGTCGGACAAGACCTCCGCTGGACAGACTTAAGTGAAGCTAATATGGTGAGAGCCAATCTCAGTCATTGCGACTTAATTAAAGCAAATTTAGCTCGTACTGTATTGTATGAAGCAAATCTAGCTGGAGCAGATATTAAGGGCGCTCGCCTATTTTATGGGTCGGTAGAAACCGCAACTCCTCGTAGTATTACGGTACAGCCTGACTATGAAACAGGAAAACATACTGGTGTGGTTGTGGAAAAAGCTAATTTTTCAGGAATTAAACGCTTAAGTGATGAACAGCGTTACTATATCTGCTCTTGGTGTGGCGAAAAGTCTCGCTCAACTGTACCAGGAGGATGTGAGGGAATTCCCAATAAGTTAGGGAGATAG
- a CDS encoding CBS domain-containing protein produces the protein MRAADIMTTSVFMIDSLATVAEAIALMQDKKVRSLIVEPSEDGAYGIVTETDIIYKVATQDVDPESVMIYQIMTKPCIVVNPDLDLKNVARLFAETGISRAPVIQEHLRGIISVTDLIMKSKISSQSASDSLSLKIQETLLHSRVALDAQTEIDRECEAAWDVVEETQAY, from the coding sequence ATGAGAGCAGCAGATATAATGACTACCAGCGTATTTATGATCGATAGCTTGGCAACTGTGGCAGAAGCGATCGCCTTAATGCAGGATAAAAAAGTACGTTCTTTAATAGTTGAACCCAGTGAAGACGGCGCTTACGGAATTGTTACTGAAACAGACATTATTTATAAAGTAGCCACCCAAGATGTAGATCCTGAATCGGTGATGATCTACCAGATTATGACTAAACCCTGCATTGTGGTCAATCCCGATTTAGATTTAAAGAATGTGGCTCGACTATTTGCCGAAACAGGAATCAGCAGAGCACCAGTAATTCAGGAGCATCTTCGAGGAATAATTTCTGTAACCGATCTAATTATGAAGTCCAAGATATCATCACAATCTGCTTCTGATAGCCTCTCATTAAAAATTCAGGAAACTCTACTACACAGTCGCGTAGCTTTGGATGCACAAACAGAAATAGATCGAGAATGTGAAGCTGCTTGGGATGTAGTTGAAGAAACACAAGCTTACTAA
- a CDS encoding (2Fe-2S) ferredoxin domain-containing protein translates to MVAVQPLVSEFMLVGRLEDFVVSSKGRVKSLYLSTPEADYTIEVAKEQANVLSQYLKPGCYLKVAGMRKNKLHQAKISYKAYSIELLPEQATSSNTVIKTHKSKAQILVCQGSSCWNKGGRATYELLKAELQAKGIIDDVAIKTTGCLKQCKQAPNLVMPNRNRYSKVKPQQISQLITKYF, encoded by the coding sequence ATGGTCGCAGTACAGCCTCTAGTTTCCGAATTTATGCTTGTTGGTAGGTTAGAAGATTTTGTGGTCAGTTCCAAAGGTCGCGTCAAATCTTTGTATCTATCTACCCCAGAAGCAGACTATACGATTGAAGTGGCTAAAGAACAAGCAAATGTTCTGAGTCAATATCTCAAACCTGGTTGCTATTTAAAAGTGGCGGGGATGCGCAAAAATAAACTACATCAGGCAAAGATTAGTTATAAAGCTTACAGTATAGAATTGCTGCCAGAACAAGCAACCTCCAGCAATACCGTAATTAAAACTCACAAATCAAAAGCTCAGATACTAGTCTGCCAAGGCTCAAGCTGTTGGAATAAAGGAGGAAGGGCCACTTATGAATTGTTAAAAGCTGAACTACAAGCAAAAGGAATAATCGATGACGTAGCAATTAAAACCACTGGTTGTTTGAAACAATGTAAGCAAGCTCCCAATCTAGTTATGCCCAACCGAAATCGTTATAGTAAGGTAAAGCCTCAACAAATATCACAGTTAATTACTAAATATTTCTAG
- a CDS encoding ChaN family lipoprotein, which translates to MQFKSSSVIYVTGIFLAGFFFTQSPQSLIATAQPVPEINTYNLNQIQQNDVIYLGENHDSPAIHQQQLEIITQLQDNLAKADSAKKLAIAMEMFQRPFQPMLDRYLAGIISEEQLRKQTEYDTRWGFDWEFYAPILRFAKAQEISLIALNTPAEITQKVAESGINSLVESDFRYIPPLQDIKLDNTLYRQRLTEIYQQHAKEGQGNSTDADNFFAAQVLWDETMAEAIALDYQKYPDTQIVVLVGKAHVMYDYAIPNRVNRRISKPNFTQTTLLLNNK; encoded by the coding sequence ATGCAGTTCAAATCGTCCTCCGTTATTTATGTGACAGGAATATTTTTAGCAGGATTCTTTTTTACTCAATCTCCTCAAAGTTTAATTGCTACTGCTCAACCAGTTCCAGAAATAAATACTTACAATTTAAATCAAATTCAACAAAATGATGTGATTTATTTGGGGGAAAACCATGATAGTCCTGCTATCCACCAACAACAGCTAGAAATTATTACTCAACTCCAAGATAATCTAGCTAAAGCTGATTCGGCCAAAAAATTAGCGATCGCCATGGAAATGTTTCAGCGTCCATTTCAACCCATGTTAGACCGCTATCTAGCAGGAATAATTAGCGAAGAGCAACTAAGAAAACAAACTGAATATGACACACGTTGGGGTTTTGATTGGGAATTTTATGCGCCGATTCTACGTTTTGCTAAAGCCCAGGAAATTTCTCTAATCGCTCTTAATACTCCCGCTGAAATTACCCAAAAAGTAGCCGAATCAGGTATCAATAGTCTTGTAGAAAGTGACTTTCGCTATATTCCACCCCTGCAAGACATTAAGCTAGACAATACCCTATACCGTCAAAGACTAACAGAAATTTATCAACAGCACGCAAAAGAGGGACAGGGCAACAGTACGGATGCAGATAACTTCTTTGCCGCCCAAGTATTATGGGATGAAACTATGGCAGAAGCGATCGCTCTTGACTATCAAAAATACCCTGATACCCAAATCGTTGTCCTAGTGGGTAAAGCCCATGTAATGTACGATTACGCCATTCCCAATCGAGTCAATCGACGCATCAGCAAACCCAACTTCACTCAAACCACTCTTTTATTAAATAACAAGTAA
- a CDS encoding glucokinase, with translation MFLLAGDIGGTKTILRLVEVTEVTLTEKTFKTVKEAQYISANFPDLVPMVRGFLAQDEYIKPQLACFAIAGPVVNNTCHLTNLKWVLDTQRLQTELDIPRINLLNDFAANSFGILGLKDFDVHTLQEGEARENSPIAVIGAGTGLGQAFLVPQGKKYQIFASEGGHTDFAPRNDLEMELLKYLRQKLNIQHISVERVVSGQGITSIYQFLRDSGYGVESSTIAEKIRLWEQEAKKTIDPAAIISQAAFKQSDRLCEKTMDVFIEAYGAETGNLALKLLCYGGIYIAGGIAAKILPLMQDGRFLQTFKDKGRVSTLIEKIPVHIVLSPQVGLVGSVLYALQHQE, from the coding sequence ATGTTTTTACTCGCTGGAGATATTGGCGGCACAAAGACGATTTTACGTCTGGTGGAAGTGACCGAAGTTACTCTTACCGAAAAGACTTTTAAAACTGTTAAGGAAGCCCAGTATATAAGTGCTAATTTTCCCGACTTAGTACCAATGGTGCGCGGGTTTTTAGCGCAAGATGAATATATTAAGCCACAGTTGGCTTGTTTTGCGATCGCAGGGCCTGTAGTCAATAATACCTGTCACTTAACTAACCTAAAATGGGTGCTAGACACTCAACGGTTACAAACAGAATTGGATATCCCCAGAATTAATCTACTGAATGATTTTGCTGCCAATAGCTTTGGTATATTGGGCTTAAAAGATTTTGATGTCCATACCCTACAAGAAGGAGAAGCCAGAGAAAATTCGCCCATCGCCGTCATTGGTGCAGGAACAGGTTTAGGGCAGGCTTTTCTAGTTCCCCAAGGTAAGAAATATCAGATCTTTGCCAGTGAAGGGGGACATACAGATTTTGCTCCCCGTAATGATTTGGAGATGGAATTACTCAAATATTTACGTCAAAAATTAAATATTCAACATATCTCGGTTGAACGAGTAGTTTCGGGTCAAGGAATTACCTCAATTTATCAGTTTTTGCGCGACAGTGGTTATGGGGTTGAATCTTCGACAATAGCTGAAAAAATTAGACTGTGGGAACAGGAAGCAAAAAAGACGATCGACCCCGCAGCGATAATTTCTCAGGCAGCTTTTAAACAAAGCGATCGCCTCTGTGAAAAAACTATGGATGTCTTTATTGAAGCCTATGGCGCAGAAACGGGAAATTTAGCTCTAAAATTACTTTGTTACGGCGGGATTTATATTGCAGGGGGAATAGCTGCTAAAATTTTGCCGCTGATGCAAGATGGCAGATTTTTGCAAACGTTTAAGGATAAAGGTCGAGTTAGTACCTTAATTGAAAAAATTCCCGTTCACATCGTCTTAAGTCCCCAAGTTGGTTTGGTAGGCTCGGTGTTATATGCCTTGCAGCATCAAGAATGA
- a CDS encoding GNAT family N-acetyltransferase, which translates to MNEEYQNFTIRDWQQSDRASAAGVIKTVLEEYGLPWQPELADRDVIEVEQAYLKTGGEFWVVEQDAIVVGTAAYQPIARGQKAVEIRKMYLLPEVRSKGLGRYLLLKLEKAIAIKNYQEIWLETATILKEAVKLYERNGYEPAEGVETARCDLIYLKRLPTK; encoded by the coding sequence GTGAACGAAGAATATCAAAACTTCACGATTAGAGATTGGCAACAGAGCGATCGCGCCTCAGCAGCAGGAGTGATTAAGACGGTGCTAGAAGAGTATGGTTTGCCTTGGCAGCCTGAATTGGCAGATCGAGATGTAATTGAGGTGGAACAGGCCTATTTAAAGACTGGAGGTGAGTTTTGGGTAGTGGAGCAGGATGCAATTGTGGTCGGCACAGCGGCATATCAACCGATAGCTAGAGGACAAAAGGCGGTGGAAATTCGCAAAATGTATCTGCTACCAGAAGTAAGAAGCAAAGGACTAGGAAGATATTTATTGCTAAAACTAGAGAAAGCGATCGCTATTAAAAATTATCAAGAAATTTGGCTGGAAACCGCAACAATCTTAAAAGAGGCAGTAAAATTATATGAGCGTAATGGCTATGAACCCGCCGAAGGTGTGGAAACCGCAAGATGTGATTTGATTTATCTTAAACGGTTACCCACTAAATGA